From Apium graveolens cultivar Ventura chromosome 9, ASM990537v1, whole genome shotgun sequence, the proteins below share one genomic window:
- the LOC141684430 gene encoding protein ALTERED PHOSPHATE STARVATION RESPONSE 1-like has product MGCVQSNLENEESVIRCRERKQHIKAAISARNAFASAHSSYTTSLKNLGAALNDYASAEFPYAYSAAAVSQLTFDHSIPLPPPPLPNLPPPPLQRASTMPELSTSKAQVFRSDVIVEEEEEDEVEKEIVGNLSGSLKHRTSRRRGTVELPIPPPSPPRTPPLRDREPLPPPQQETDGPWDYFFPKMENVPGTSFDVLDDKEEGVSRSEAVSWESKMYSNVTTTSMDREEIEREVFEENSKKVLETEKIVEEEEVVEVEDELPTLPPSPPLEKMTTRHVASSGEGKKLGKGSSESVNLLHVFKELDNCCLMASQSTLKVSKMLEANRLHYHSNFADDGGDIDHSARVMHAITWNKSSRGLSKNEDRYDNSEKHETLAMLLEKMLAWEKKLSDEVKVGEQMKLEYDKKVASLNRLETRGVNTVLLEKKKAAVSHQQTRYTVDMMSMDSTVTEINRLRDEQLYPKLVELVDGMATMWETMRIHHESQSKIGQALNALDISQSSKETSEHHHKVTVQLWAVVQEWHLQFEKLVSEQKTYVKELTSWLKLNLIPMNTDLKEKSSSQENPPIKYLLNAWHYELDKLRTEPARAAIHKFAAIINTIMQCQLDEMKMRDICEDTRREHNRKTQQFEDWYHKHMQNRTPPDELDPDRALNKQRIDDWQTTIKNLKKKLEENGEAYKKQCVQVRQKSCTSLKYTLPELFQAISEFSLASSDMYGKLISTTDTREQ; this is encoded by the exons ATGGGATGTGTACAATCGAATCTCGAAAACGAGGAATCAGTGATTCGATGTAGAGAACGAAAGCAACATATTAAAGCTGCAATTTCAGCTCGTAACGCCTTTGCTTCTGCTCATTCTTCTTATACCACTTCTTTGAAGAATCTCGGTGCTGCCTTAAATGACTATGCTAGTGCTGAGTTTCCGTATGCTTACTCTGCTGCCGCGGTCTCTCAACTCACCTTTGATCATTCTATTCCTCTTCCACCGCCTCCACTTCCTAACTTACCCCCTCCCCCTCTACAACGTGCCTCAACTATGCCGGAGTTGTCAACTTCGAAAGCTCAAGTGTTCAGGTCGGATGTTATTGTggaggaagaggaagaagatgAGGTTGAAAAGGAGATTGTTGGGAATTTAAGCGGTAGTTTAAAGCACAGGACTTCAAGAAGACGAGGTACAGTTGAATTGCCGATTCCACCTCCATCTCCACCGCGTACACCGCCTTTGAGAGATCGTGAACCGCTGCCTCCACCACAACAGGAGACGGATGGCCCGTGGGATTATTTTTTTCCCAAGATGGAGAACGTGCCTGGAACAAGCTTTGATGTTCTTGATGACAAGGAAGAGGGTGTATCTCGCTCGGAAGCAGTGTCTTGGGAGAGTAAAATGTACTCGAATGTTACCACTACTTCAATGGATAGAGAAGAGATTGAGAGGGAAGTCTTTGAGGAAAATTCTAAGAAAGTCCTAGAAACTGAGAAAATTGTCGAGGAGGAAGAGGTGGTGGAAGTTGAAGATGAGCTACCAACACTACCACCTTCACCACCACTGGAAAAAATGACAACAAGGCATGTGGCGTCATCTGGAGAAGGGAAGAAATTAGGAAAGGGTAGCAGTGAGAGTGTTAATTTGTTGCACGTGTTTAAGGAACTTGACAACTGTTGTCTTATGGCATCACAGAGTACCTTGAAGGTTTCCAAGATGCTTGAGGCCAATCGTTTACACTACCACTCCAATTTTGCAGACGATGGAG GCGACATTGATCATTCCGCAAGAGTAATGCATGCCATTACATGGAATAAATCTTCTCGAGGTTTATCAAAGAATGAAGATAGATATGACAATTCAGAGAAGCATGAAACTCTTGCTATGCTTTTGGAGAAAATGCTGGCATGGGAGAAGAAGCTTTCTGATGAAGTTAAG GTGGGTGAACAGATGAAACTAGAATATGACAAAAAGGTTGCCTCACTGAACAGACTAGAGACACGTGGTGTGAATACTGTCTTACTGGAAAAGAAGAAAGCAGCAGTAAGTCATCAGCAAACGAGGTACACTGTTGATATGATGTCCATGGATTCAACTGTCACAGAAATCAATCGTCTGCGCGATGAACAGCTGTACCCTAAACTTGTGGAGCTTGTTGATGG GATGGCTACAATGTGGGAGACCATGCGAATTCACCATGAAAGTCAGTCGAAGATTGGGCAGGCATTAAATGCTCTTGACATATCCCAGTCCTCAAAAGAAACAAGTGAGCACCACCATAAAGTAACAGTACAGCTATGGGCTGTTGTCCAAGAGTGGCATTTACAGTTTGAGAAACTCGTGAGCGAACAGAAAACGTACGTGAAAGAACTAACCAGCTGGTTGAAACTAAATCTTATTCCTATGAATACCGACTTGAAGGAGAAGAGTTCATCGCAGGAAAATCCTCCAATTAAGTATCTCCTGAACGCATGGCATTATGAACTTGACAAGCTTCGCACTGAACCTGCAAGAGCAGCTATACATAAATTCGCAGCCATCATAAACACCATTATGCAATGTCAACTGGACGAAATGAAAATGCGGGACATTTGCGAGGACACTAGAAGGGAGCATAACCGTAAAACTCAACAATTCGAAGACTGGTATCACAAGCATATGCAGAACAGAACACCCCCGGATGAACTAGACCCTGACAGGGCGCTTAATAAGCAGCGTATTGATGACTGGCAGACGACAATCAAGAATCTAAAGAAGAAGTTAGAAGAAAACGGAGAAGCCTACAAGAAGCAGTGCGTACAAGTCAGGCAGAAGTCTTGTACAAGTCTTAAATAT ACTTTGCCTGAGCTATTCCAGGCAATTTCAGAATTTTCCCTTGCTTCTTCAGACATGTATGGGAAGTTGATATCTACCACAGACACCCGTGAACAGTGA
- the LOC141684431 gene encoding uncharacterized protein LOC141684431 isoform X1 has translation MCKTIICLSTKLQITLLILENTLLISENMTIPLSKEIWLRPTMDKATVEEEVVMSEVHLGCPPHYSGPYFSTFNISLPPSSEVELVGRNFDGVRGGEPTSTEQVISLDDDGDLILTRRSEDSKNKFVMVIQHNITSSIPSVGLQVWRAELVLADYVMHKIFKSSDFAEVIVAELGAGTGLAGMLLARVAKKVFLTDHGDEVLDNCAQNVHLNSGRFSASVKVRELDWKASWPPLEKCSSSQRRYNWTSKELEEFQRASILVAADVIYNDDLTDAFFSTLERIMSRSPDKVLYMALEKRYNFTLDDLSVVANGYSHFRKYLRTARGEDAECEDSHNESSPCFVGTCIDLTQIPQYVKEYERGEDVEIWEIKYRK, from the exons ATGTGCAAGACAATTATTTGCTTGTCAACCAAACTGCAAATTACTCTTTTAATTTTGGAAAACACTCTTTTAATTTCGGAAAACATGACAATCCCGTTGAGTAAAGAAATTTGGCTCAGACCGACGATGGACAAAGCGACCGTGGAGGAGGAAGTAGTGATGAGCGAGGTTCACCTGGGCTGTCCTCCTCATTATTCCGGCCCTTACTTTTCCACCTTTAACATTTCCCTTCCTCCTTCGTctg AAGTTGAGCTCGTGGGAAGAAATTTTGATGGTGTCAGAGGTGGTGAACCGACTTCTACTGAACAGGTTATAAGTTTGGATGATGATGGCGATCTTATACTAACACGCCGTAGCG AAGATTCGAAGAACAAGTTTGTCATGGTCATCCAGCACAATATCACTTCATCCATTCCAAGTGTTGGTTTGCAG GTATGGAGGGCGGAACTAGTACTAGCTGATTATGTGATGCATAAAATATTTAAATCATCCGATTTTGCAGAAGTCATTGTTGCAGAGCTTGGAGCTGGTACAG GGTTGGCTGGCATGTTGCTTGCTCGTGTTGCAAAGAAGGTCTTTCTAACAG ACCATGGCGATGAAGTGCTTGATAATTGTGCTCAGAACGTTCATCTCAATTCTGGAAGATTTTCTGCTTCGGTTAAAGTACGTGAACTTGATTGGAAGGCTTCGTGGCCTCCTCTAGAAAAATGTTCATCATCTCAGAGAAG GTATAATTGGACCTCTAAAGAACTTGAAGAATTTCAAAGAGCCTCTATTCTTGTAGCTGCTGATGTGATCTACAATGATGATCTCACTGATGCTTTCTTCAGTACATTGGAGAGAATAATGTCACGAAGTCCCGATAAG GTATTGTACATGGCATTGGAAAAACGTTACAACTTTACTCTTGATGATCTTAGTGTTGTAGCGAATGGTTATTCACATTTCAGAAAATATCTAAGAACTGCACGAG GGGAAGATGCAGAATGTGAAGACAGTCACAACGAATCTTCCCCGTGCTTTGTCGGGACATGCATCGATCTCACTCAAATTCCACAATACGTGAAAGAGTATGAGAGAGGAGAGGATGTTGAGATTTGGGAGATAAAGTATAGGAAATAA
- the LOC141684431 gene encoding uncharacterized protein LOC141684431 isoform X2 yields MCKTIICLSTKLQITLLILENTLLISENMTIPLSKEIWLRPTMDKATVEEEVVMSEVHLGCPPHYSGPYFSTFNISLPPSSEVELVGRNFDGVRGGEPTSTEQVISLDDDGDLILTRRSEDSKNKFVMVIQHNITSSIPSVGLQVVLTLTLPGLAGMLLARVAKKVFLTDHGDEVLDNCAQNVHLNSGRFSASVKVRELDWKASWPPLEKCSSSQRRYNWTSKELEEFQRASILVAADVIYNDDLTDAFFSTLERIMSRSPDKVLYMALEKRYNFTLDDLSVVANGYSHFRKYLRTARGEDAECEDSHNESSPCFVGTCIDLTQIPQYVKEYERGEDVEIWEIKYRK; encoded by the exons ATGTGCAAGACAATTATTTGCTTGTCAACCAAACTGCAAATTACTCTTTTAATTTTGGAAAACACTCTTTTAATTTCGGAAAACATGACAATCCCGTTGAGTAAAGAAATTTGGCTCAGACCGACGATGGACAAAGCGACCGTGGAGGAGGAAGTAGTGATGAGCGAGGTTCACCTGGGCTGTCCTCCTCATTATTCCGGCCCTTACTTTTCCACCTTTAACATTTCCCTTCCTCCTTCGTctg AAGTTGAGCTCGTGGGAAGAAATTTTGATGGTGTCAGAGGTGGTGAACCGACTTCTACTGAACAGGTTATAAGTTTGGATGATGATGGCGATCTTATACTAACACGCCGTAGCG AAGATTCGAAGAACAAGTTTGTCATGGTCATCCAGCACAATATCACTTCATCCATTCCAAGTGTTGGTTTGCAG GTAGTTCTAACACTAACTTTACCAGGGTTGGCTGGCATGTTGCTTGCTCGTGTTGCAAAGAAGGTCTTTCTAACAG ACCATGGCGATGAAGTGCTTGATAATTGTGCTCAGAACGTTCATCTCAATTCTGGAAGATTTTCTGCTTCGGTTAAAGTACGTGAACTTGATTGGAAGGCTTCGTGGCCTCCTCTAGAAAAATGTTCATCATCTCAGAGAAG GTATAATTGGACCTCTAAAGAACTTGAAGAATTTCAAAGAGCCTCTATTCTTGTAGCTGCTGATGTGATCTACAATGATGATCTCACTGATGCTTTCTTCAGTACATTGGAGAGAATAATGTCACGAAGTCCCGATAAG GTATTGTACATGGCATTGGAAAAACGTTACAACTTTACTCTTGATGATCTTAGTGTTGTAGCGAATGGTTATTCACATTTCAGAAAATATCTAAGAACTGCACGAG GGGAAGATGCAGAATGTGAAGACAGTCACAACGAATCTTCCCCGTGCTTTGTCGGGACATGCATCGATCTCACTCAAATTCCACAATACGTGAAAGAGTATGAGAGAGGAGAGGATGTTGAGATTTGGGAGATAAAGTATAGGAAATAA